A segment of the Asterias amurensis chromosome 11, ASM3211899v1 genome:
TATCGAAAATAAAGGTGTAACGCCGCCTTTCTGCACGATGGGAAAATGACAACTACACTGATTATGAATCATTTGGCTTAGAATATTGCTTAAAACTGAAAGTCCTGCACAGAAATCCCATACTTTGTTTTGCCACCAACCGCTCTCCACTTCGATAATGGCTGATTCTGAAACTTCTAGAAGTGAGTACCGACCTTTGCTTCACCAAGACACAGGGAACGGGTATGGAAGAAACCCGACCTATATGACTTACAGAGAACCACGGGCATACAAACATTGGCCGTGGTTTGTCTGGTTTCTGCTGAGGTTCATCGGTCTGTTTAACAGCCGGCATATTGTGGCGACTAGACGGTGTCATATCTGCCGTCTGACCGCAGATTTGGAAGAGGGATGTTCGGAGAGCGACGTGTGCCGAAACCTGGCAGTCAATAGCGACCCTGATTTTCGAAGTGGATGTGCGGTTTGTCGAAGTGAGTGGAGCAACGGCAGCGAAAGATACCGACCTTACTCGGAGACTGATATTGGTAAGTTGTCGAAATCAAAAGCTTGTCTGGAACATCTTAAAAGCACTGGGCACAGTTGctacttactcaaaatagttgggggtttttgcataaaaacttactttgtacgagcactggggagctgttgatggtttaaaacattgtgagaaacggttctctCTCAAGTAACGTGGATGTTTTTAGAAACAGGTAAATTATCACTGAAATAATGTAGctagagtgtttttctttcattaatctcttgACAAATAACAAATTGAGACCAATTGTTTGGGATACatctagtgagaatactggtctttgacaatagactgtgcaagtctcgcgcgcaccggagcgagaaaacacgacaactgaagaactttatttttttatgaatcaaatcttcgctttaattttttttaatgccgaatctgaacaacaaaaatattcataagagcttgtttaaattagtttagcTTTTTAACCaagtacacaattatcggttaaagtctatgtatagacaaaagtaaaactctgggacaaggatgtttgtttgatctgaaaccccttttgtaaatctacgcccgaatgtgaaactactcaaagctggtttatacgcggacgcacgatggtcgcaatggcgttagataaacgcgtgacgcattttaaagaggaagccgacgcctaagcgaccaatgaaaaggctttccacccggcgcggccaaaacaagcgtctgcgtaagtttcgtgatcggagatgggcacaaattcttaatttttaccaagtaacctgacctgaggtcaagtttaaatatcggtttttcatcgttattatgttgactttatttttacttttatgtatgatcttaattagtattacatttttaacaacatatgtcatttttatggtcataaactacattaaactaaagtaatggacgaaacaaaatctccccaacgtaaatctccattaggttgggaccacaatggtcccggaagttcaaatccgcgcgagacttgcacagtctattaccaaaggtgcctagtgcctttaaacgttCTAAAATACACAAGTTTCAAACTCACGAGGCGACAATCCACCCTGCACTCCAACCCCCAAAACAGAGAGGTAAATAACTGTAATGTTAAAAACTTataatatgtataaaataaacccATAAACAGCACTGGAATTCCATCTTTGATAGGGCCGTTTTCCATTTTGTACAGTGCACTTAAAATTGAACACTTTAAGTCtatggggaacttttgaaggggctcTAAGACCAAGAGCCATTCGTTGCCCCCGTccgtggttctgaaaagaaccttgtTAAACAACCTTGTTAAACAACctatggttaaaggaacacgatgccttggatcggtcgagtcggtcttcgaaaagcgtttgtaagcgtttgttttaaaatgcatatgggtagaaaggtgttgtaaaagtagaaaacaatgatccacacaaacatgcctcgaaaatgcacggttttccttttacctcgtcgactaacacggtcggcaatattttatgggagtccaatttttgactcgcataaatggccgaccgtattagttcgcagagtaaaaggaaaaccacgcaatttcgaggcaaatttgtgtggatcattgtattctacttttaaaagatctttcaaTCCATATgtgtattttataaaacacggttacaaacgctttttatataccaactcgtccgatccaaggcaacgtgttcctttaaagactcgacgtttcgatcagatgCTCTAATCGTCTTCGTATTGCTTACTGTTACAGGTGTGGCTAAGTGGAACCATCGTGGAAGCACCATACTCTCTATAGTCTGGCACTTCATACTAATCATCCTCATCACGTACGACTTCCTTTGGTACATGATCAACTACTGGGGAAAAGAGGACCAAATCATTCGCCTCATCAGCTATTCCGTCTTTTTACTCTCGATCATAGTCACACCAGTTTTGAGTCTTACAGCAAATGTCTGTAACATCGTGATGAACTACACGAACCCCAGACTGAGCCAGGATCTTGGTTTTACCTGGTACCACGCCCTAAGTATACGGTATATTGTCAGACGCCTTCAGCACTTGCAGTTGGGCGAGAGTGGCCTTCCGTATAAAGCATTCCTTGGGCTGTGTTTAGTCTGGCCAAGTGTAAACGGGATATTTCGTATTGTGCTTTACTTCGCCATAGTCAAACGGAACTTTCAAGATGAGGTTCATGTTCTCATTAGTCTGCATGTCTGTATGCTTGGAATGATGGTGTTTGGAGCCTTTTGTTATCTCATGCTCCTCCTTAGGCTTTCATTCCAGAAGCAGATTCGACACAAGTTAGCTTTCTTAAGGTGCCATGTTGGAGCTGTCGATGTCTGTAGGCGAAGCGTGGTATCCTACGCAGCGGAGCTCGGTAGCATATTCAGGCTCGTCTCGGTGTGGATCCTATTCATGCTTGCTGTCTCCACATGGGCAATCACAACCCAAGTATGCTGGGACTATGCCCCGAAAGGCAAAGCTTCTACTCCCTCTCAAAGAGACGTCAAGATCATGATCATCCTCAAGACACTTATATGGTCAGAGCATACCATGTTTATACTCCTACCCATCGTGGCGGTAGGTGGGATAGATCTGAACCGAATATGGGTGCAGTACACACGCAGTATCAGTAAGTTGAGAAGCGAGGAGTACGGTCACTTTTGGGATAAGATTattgagttctgtgaagaacAAAGTCCCGTCACCCGAGTCAAGGCCGTCACGCTGATGTTCTCTGCTTTGGGGCTCTTCCTTGGGTTGAAACTCACCAATCAAAACATTGCGTTCTGGTCCCATATCCACAAACCAGTAGTACTCTTTCCGAGTATCCCCTATAATACAAGTTCGGTTGGTTGAAAAACTGCCTGATGATATCCATTAAACTGTGTATTTGGGGTGAAAGGATGGTTACGATGTTTCAAAACTGaacattttcatgtttaaagacattttaaagTCAAACTGTTCTACCGCTTGAAGTTCGCCCTCTTCGGGAAACTGTTTCTTATTTTAAATATATGATATGTACAATAAAACTTAAAATAGTTACtgtttaaaagcactgaacatATTGgaaattgtaaaagaccagtattttgacttggtgtatcttaatatACGcttagtattaaaaaaaaaaattctttgtaaaaatttgggctgatctggtcatcgaagatgcacgaatacaatgaaagaaaaatatctttcaacagctcccctttGCTCGCTttcaagtaagttgttatgcttacaattattttgatagtgtccagtgcctttaacgtccTTCCACGCATTGGCGTTATAAGACACCAAAGCATGGAAAATACGTTCGCTGTAATACAATAAtaaatttgtacattttaatGTACAAATAAAGACCTCAAACGGAAACAATGATCTATTCAGGGCTTAGGACTAGTGTCAATATTTAAAACCCTCTTAAAGGTTGTGAacccttttgcaaaatgaaaggaAGTTTTTCATCAGAAATCATTTCCTGCACGCAAGCCTTTTTATTATTTCGTTATTGTACATTTCCAGATTCACGCTTTAACCAAgcttttggtttttggaacagttcatttgtttgaataaaatgaTGTAGATGTgcaaaataaaactaacatgtgacaATTTCATTACAAATGGGTCTCTTTTTTATAGATGTTgctgaaaatccggagcgaatttgtccacgcaggaaaaatAACCcctataggaatacacaatctgagaaacgttactgaaagtaacacttctcaaattcaaattttggtgtATACATACAAAaagatatctttttacataagtACATTATATTGAATTTAAATGTTCGtcaaaatgtttcatactatcgaaagctgtagGCTTCTTTATACCAACAGTTTTTAATGCAATTTATTTTGAGTGTGGTTACCAAACGTAGGCCTATATACCTTCAATTTGCTTCCCTTTTAGTGATGTAAAGTTATATAATGCTATTTTTAAAGGTATAATAATGCTGGTTTTAACTGATAATCActcaaaatgtatataaatggtgggggggggggggggtgggggtgggggtaaggcctatgttattattatatatggaaaatgtatgtttttaaCTTACATAATATTGTATTGTTGTAATGGGCACATCCATCACAAGCCTCGGTTTTTATTAGGATGATGACTTCATGTGCAAACGTGGAAACAAATGTTCTATAAAATTGAACTGAATATTACTATAGCACGTGTAGAGAGGAACTGATACTGACATTGTCATACATGAGGGTAAATCTGGATATCGATTTTATGACAAGGCAGTTTTAATGAGAAATAGtcgtacacaaaacacaaagctgtttgtTTACGTTTGCCAACATAGAGCACATGCTGATTTCAGTTATTTTTAATGGGGTTTCCCCTTAAAACTAGGTTACaatgcaaaaactggggtgttaaactTGAGACTCTGAGTGTTGTCACACATAGATACCGAAGATAGAATCACATTTTACATCATATGGTGTTAAAGCAACACCAATGTGTTTGTGTTGACAGAAATATAACACCCTATGTTGTAAATGTTGATTCTCTCTtcgactttaaaggcagtgaacactattggtaattacgcaaaataattatcagcataaaacttcacttggtaacgagtaatggggagaggttgatagaataaaacattgtgagaaacggctccctctgaagtaacgtagttttcgagaaagaagtaattttccacaaatttgatttcgagacctcaagtttagaatttgaggtctcgaaatcaagcatctaaacgcacacaacttagtgtgacaaggttttttttttcttctttcattaatatctcgcaacttcgacgaccgattgagctcaaattttctcaggtttgttattttatgcatatgttgagataccccaactgtgaaggctagtctttgacaattaccaaaagtgtccaccgcctttaacaCCCCGATTGTTGCAATTATACAAATGATTTCGTATAAAGCACAACTCATTAAACATCATGTGTGGTTGCTTTTATGTATACATTTTCAGAGGAACTTCCGTTTTCGGTTTTTGTGTACGTTTTGGTTTTGTAAGTTTTGTGTGGATGGGATAAAAGTAACGGGGAAGGTCGTGGGAAAATCTTTTTCTGTAATCATTTCGTCTTTTTTTCACCGATATTAATATTGTAATAAGCTGTTGGGTAATATTTTGTGTAGCAAATATTTATTATTGAAAGATGGATCGGGGATAGAGAatataactttgtttttaatcttACATCAACGATGTGtaaaaagcactgtatactcggtacgtttccgagttttttttaattcttagcGTGTAAATAACATAACTATTTGACcctcttcttaaaaaaaactatagcTATCATGCGTATTGAGTATTAATCTGTATTATTGTATATAGCAAATATGACAAGAGGCATTACGTCGATTGTCATTTTCAATATCATAAACATTCAGGATTGTATTAAAAAGTTATGAACACATAATATGCACACACGAAATGTGACGTCACCGAATATGTTCTGATTTGGACAAATACTGCACTTGAAGAGTATGAAACAGTGTCATTTCAAACCGTTCACAAAAGGTCATGTTGGATTTTTGTTTCACCTTTGAGACGAGGGCCAAATTtcttaaagctgcttaagcacaaaatattgcttaacaaatttctgctttagcaggtatgagcaggataccagtctcaGGTTGTACGATCGCCACGGGTGTTTGGCTGGTATATTTGGGCATTATTTGGTTGTGCTAAGCTTATTCATACACAGGAAACCAACTGTCGAAACAAAAGTGAGGTTCTAAAAACTACAGTACATAAACTCTCATATCAGTGACCAGATTTCCGCTCGTGCTGATTGGCTAAGTTGCGCTCGCATTGTAATAAGGCGTGACCTGGATGAAACGAATAGCTTCAGCCACAGAGTGCAAGTTCCTTTCATTTCATAGTTCCAATGAAGATGGCGGAAGGCAGACCTACAAGTGAGTACATCCCTTTGCTCGCAAGGGGCCCTAGCGATCCAGTCCACATGATCCCAGCCCCTCCGCAAAACTACCAGGCTGTTATTGTTGATGGAGAAAATTGCAGAGTTAAACGTTGGCCGTGGTTCGTCTGGTTCCTGCTGAAGTTCATTGGGCTTTTCAACAACAGCCAATGCATTGTGAGGAGGAGTAAGTGTCCTTCATGCCTCCTCTCAGCTCTTAAAGAGAAGGAACTGGGTAGTGATGAGGGGCTCCTTTACCCGGGTGAGCTGGAGAGTAACGAAGATGAACCATTGGACCTGGCCAGCTTGATGCGTAGTGACGCCTGTGTGGTGTGCCGGGGCGAATGGTTTGACGGCAGGGGGAGGTTCCGGCCTTACACAGAGACTGATATCGGTAAGTTTTATCTCAAGGTGCATTTCTGTGTCATCAATGTGTAGTAATTTGAGATGAGATGATCCAAATAGGAGGGTGAATATCCAGCCCAGAAATATCTAATGACTGAGAATGTTTTAAATAGTTCCAGCACGTCCGTTTCTATTTccgtttgttttattttagctGGTGAGCTTCAGAAAATTCATCGAATAAGATGACCCATTTccatttgaaatttattttaacAGCTGAGCTAATCATTCTTTGTCCCGGATGTTAAATAGCTGCAGTACCCGCTGGTAAAACATACGATTTTAACTGCCTCCAGCTACCGGGGAATTTCGGTGCCGGTGTCAGATgtaattgtgtccgccatgcaatactgtccgctccggacacttttgcatatgcaatcgtgtccggggctatgcaaaaaacgtccggcggacatgtacatgactgtacatgtatgtgcgcgcgtaagcgagcgtatatgcactgaacctacgtatataatatgcagcatgaatactcgcgtattttatgattgcagctaATACCCAACGgacgaacatttcccatgtcattcatggcATACACTTTGCGGACGTGTTCCGTTGACCAAGGGCGTTCAAGGACGGTTTTGCcaggggcggacacaactgcatatgcaaatgtgttcgggcggacacaattgaattatgcagcagcgtccgggcggacacgattgcatatgcaaaaccgtccggcggacattattgcatatgtcCTCCGCATAGTATTGcacagaggacataattgcatgcgacaccgggtTCAgctggtatgacactgctctaaatTGCAACGGTCGTGGATTcgatcccacccgagtattacATGCCTCAGTTTTTTTCACATGATTGCTATCCCCTATTCTGCTATTTGTAGGTGTTGATAATTGGAACCATCGTGGAAGCACCATACTCTCAATCATCTGGCCATTGACCCTGCTTGCTCTTGTCATTTATGACTTTAGCTTCTACTTGAAAAACTACTGGGGGAAGCGAGAGCAGATAATACGCCTCATCAGCTACTCAACATTCTTACTCTTCACTGTTTCGACTCCGCTCTTGAGCGTCTTCACTAGTATTTACAATATGATGCGAGGTAGGCAGAGAAATTTCTGTTGGTCTAGTGTACTCAATATAAGATACATTGTCAAACGCCTACAGTATTTGGAACTGGTGGAGCATGGCTTACCACACAAGCTCTTCATTGCTGTGTGTTTGCTTTGGCCTTGTTTGAATGGAGTGTTCCGAATGGTGATTTTCTATGACATCGTCCAATCCACATCGGACGGGGTTCATACACAAATCTCTCTTGATGTCGGCTTGGTGTGTATGCTGGTGTTTGGTGCCTTCTGTTATCTGATGCTACTCCTGAGGATCTCATTTCAGAAGCAGCTTCATCTAGAGTTGGCTTTCCTCCGGCGGCATGAGGGATCGCTTGATGTATGCAGACGTCGCCTGACCTTGTATGCAGGTGAACTTGGCAGCATGTCCATGCTGGTGTTCATCTGGATCATATTCATTGTTGCAGTGTCTACTTGGGGCTTCACAACGCAGATAAGTTGGAACTACTTAAGGATGAGCAATACTACTGGTTCCACCTCACCTCGTCAGAGTAGGATTCAGAACCATCTTGATTTCTTGATCTGGTCGGAGGATTTTATGTTTCTGGCTCTTCCTCTTGTGGCAGTTGGTGGGATAAATTTGAACAGGTTGTGGATTCAGCTGAAGCGAGGTATTAGTCAGATGAGGACCGTGCCGAATGAAGACTTCTGGGATAGAATCATGGTTTTCTGTCAGGAGCAGTCACCGATGCGTAAAGTGAAGGTGCCAACTTTGATGTTTTCTGCTTTAGGACTCATTCTCGGTTTAAAATTTGCAGACCAGAATATTGATTATTGGGGTGCGAAATCTGAAAACCTGACCAATGTGAACTTGATATAGAAGACAACTATCGGATGAACACctgtagtgtacatgtaccttcaggTACAAACTTCACAGACATGAGGTAAAAGTAACCGCTATTTCCCAATATTGCCTTGCGTCAAATAACATCCCGAGGTGTTTGTGGCGCGTGTCTTGGTTGAGCGGTCTATAGCTCGTCAAGCCCAGGCTTTGGTGTTGtcaacagcagagtgtgggtttaaatcccaGTCGTTACactgtgcccttgagcaaggcactaaccataattgcttcataaaagGTTGGGAGGTAGtgttctgctctaccagccaagcTCCTagtggactgtaaaggggtaccACTTTTTCAGCCCCTAGAGTAGATGGCAACGTGCCCACGGTAACAGATAATTTGGgtcaacagcccaaatcagttaccTGTAACCCTCACCTAGTGACCACCAAgtcttgtgatgttaggcgggcgaactcattttttaaaaaaacagatGGTGTATTAATCACATACCTTTACTTTATGGCACTAAATACCATCTTTTGGAGGAAATACCATCTTTTGGACATGTAGCTTATTTGTACAGTAAAAGAGCAACTAATCAGAAAGAGCAGTTGaaaaatgcttaaaggcagtggacacttggtaattactcaaaataattattggcataaaaccttatttggtaacgagttatggggagaggttgatggtataaaacattgtgagaaacggctccctctgaagtgacgtagtaatcgagaaagaagtaattttccacgaatttgatttcgagacctcaagtttagaatttgaggtatcgaaatcaagcatctgaaagcacacaacttcatgtgacaagggttttttcctttcactattatctcgcaacttcgatgatcgattgagctcaaatgttcacaggtttgttattttatgtatatattgagatacaccaagtgagaagactggtctttgacaattaccaatagtgtccactgtctttaaactgagCATGCTAGAGGAGTAGTCTTCTAATGCAAATATTTAGGAACGTCTGGTTCAATGTACATTGCTTTACTGAGTGATGGGCAGAAAATATGCATCTAACCTTGCAAAGTACAAtacaagtttttaattgtaacaATAGCCGCTATAAGTTTCACGTATCATACCAGAAACAATACGCAAGCAAAGCTATGTAAACATAGTTTACCTTCATTTTCTATTCTTCATTCTtcagaactgtctttctatgaGGATTTATGGGATTAATTTTTATTATCTTAGTTTGAAAAGGAAAGTAGTTTTTCTTCAAGAAAGTTCTGAAACTTTCCCGTACTAgtttatgtcacaggttttcacgactaattttgttgtgtttgttttcttttgttttgtttttggtttactgtgccttgaacacccttgtggatatgtgcacattacaagtctaTTAATAATatatgggtgcattcgattagcttccctgggtcgaccccgatgtggcgcattttttttttttttttccatgacaAATGTGGGCACATatttaccccacgttcgtcctggaaaagtcgCCTATTTCGTTTTCCAAGACGAATGTGTGCAGGAGTTTACCCACGCTcaacctggaaaaaaaacagacacatcatcacgtgagccttcccgtggtgacatCAGTGCACCTcaggccagccccaagagcccggcttgtggatagggtcacttggggctgacccgagatgcactgacgtcacaacgagaaggctcacgtgatgatgtgtctgttttttttccaggtggaGCGTGGGTAaacatctgcacacgttcgtactggaaaacaaaataggcCACTTTTCCAGGATGAACCTGGGATAATTtatgtgcccacgttcgtcctggaaaaaaataaaatacgccacatcggggtcgacccagggaagctaatcgaatgcacccccTAACACGCGAATGAGACAAACTCATATATATATACTTTAAGACGGTTCCCAAAAGTTGGGATATGCGCATGACTTCAGAATATGTGAGCCTTACAAGTCTTtactattaataatattataacaGGAACAGCAAAGAGAAAAGTCTTGTAGCAGTAATGTAGTATTAGTAAATGctgaatttgaatgtttttgtttgcagcATACTGGgcctaaaaaaacacattgtactTTGCTTATCTTTGGGTGCATTCAGTACTGAGCTCATAATATAGAGCCAAAAAGATTTTGTTGTTAAGGCCTATGACGGATTATGACGCAACATTTAGATCTGAACCAGGATGTAA
Coding sequences within it:
- the LOC139943706 gene encoding uncharacterized protein, which produces MADSETSRSEYRPLLHQDTGNGYGRNPTYMTYREPRAYKHWPWFVWFLLRFIGLFNSRHIVATRRCHICRLTADLEEGCSESDVCRNLAVNSDPDFRSGCAVCRSEWSNGSERYRPYSETDIGVAKWNHRGSTILSIVWHFILIILITYDFLWYMINYWGKEDQIIRLISYSVFLLSIIVTPVLSLTANVCNIVMNYTNPRLSQDLGFTWYHALSIRYIVRRLQHLQLGESGLPYKAFLGLCLVWPSVNGIFRIVLYFAIVKRNFQDEVHVLISLHVCMLGMMVFGAFCYLMLLLRLSFQKQIRHKLAFLRCHVGAVDVCRRSVVSYAAELGSIFRLVSVWILFMLAVSTWAITTQVCWDYAPKGKASTPSQRDVKIMIILKTLIWSEHTMFILLPIVAVGGIDLNRIWVQYTRSISKLRSEEYGHFWDKIIEFCEEQSPVTRVKAVTLMFSALGLFLGLKLTNQNIAFWSHIHKPVVLFPSIPYNTSSVG
- the LOC139943705 gene encoding uncharacterized protein encodes the protein MKMAEGRPTSEYIPLLARGPSDPVHMIPAPPQNYQAVIVDGENCRVKRWPWFVWFLLKFIGLFNNSQCIVRRSKCPSCLLSALKEKELGSDEGLLYPGELESNEDEPLDLASLMRSDACVVCRGEWFDGRGRFRPYTETDIGVDNWNHRGSTILSIIWPLTLLALVIYDFSFYLKNYWGKREQIIRLISYSTFLLFTVSTPLLSVFTSIYNMMRGRQRNFCWSSVLNIRYIVKRLQYLELVEHGLPHKLFIAVCLLWPCLNGVFRMVIFYDIVQSTSDGVHTQISLDVGLVCMLVFGAFCYLMLLLRISFQKQLHLELAFLRRHEGSLDVCRRRLTLYAGELGSMSMLVFIWIIFIVAVSTWGFTTQISWNYLRMSNTTGSTSPRQSRIQNHLDFLIWSEDFMFLALPLVAVGGINLNRLWIQLKRGISQMRTVPNEDFWDRIMVFCQEQSPMRKVKVPTLMFSALGLILGLKFADQNIDYWGAKSENLTNVNLI